AGGTACTTCCATTGAATACGATCGTCAGCTCGCTGCTGGCCAAAAAGAGGTGAACAAGATGACTGATTTCAACATACCTCCGTCCCTAGGACTGTATGGGGACGAGAAGACCGCCAAGGACATACTGTCCCGCATCTGGGGCAGAAGGGGCGTGTTCACCTGCACGGTGGCCAGCACCATGACGTCCAGCATTCCCGGGGTTTCCGATGCCGGAGACACTCCCGAACTGACCCTTTACACCGGTGCTGCGGATGCGGAGCTCCTGGTCAACGGTAAGACGACCTGCATCAAGGGAGTCCCGATCAATCCTGGAGGAATCCCGACACCCGCCACCCTCACCAAAGCTGCGCTGGAGCTATCCAATATGCAGACATTCATCGTCAACGGCGGATGCTATGTAGAGCCAAACATCCCCTACTTCTATCTCGGCGGCAAGTGCGGTGATAAGATCACCACAGCTCATGCGGTCGAACACGTCAGATCCATCTATGAGAAGGGTCACGCCCTCGGAGAACAGCTCGCCAAGGACAATGATTTCGTGATCATCAGCGAGAGCTGCGCCGGAGGTACGACCACCGCTCTGGCCGTTATGACCGCCATGGGCGTTCTGAAAGAGAACCTCGTCAGCAGCAGTTCTCCCAAGAACCCCAAGGAACTGAAGAGCAAGCTGGTCAAGGAAGCACTAGACAAGGCCGGCATCCAGCCT
The nucleotide sequence above comes from Methanomassiliicoccales archaeon LGM-RCC1. Encoded proteins:
- a CDS encoding TIGR00303 family protein, with translation MTDFNIPPSLGLYGDEKTAKDILSRIWGRRGVFTCTVASTMTSSIPGVSDAGDTPELTLYTGAADAELLVNGKTTCIKGVPINPGGIPTPATLTKAALELSNMQTFIVNGGCYVEPNIPYFYLGGKCGDKITTAHAVEHVRSIYEKGHALGEQLAKDNDFVIISESCAGGTTTALAVMTAMGVLKENLVSSSSPKNPKELKSKLVKEALDKAGIQPGDYANDPLKAIECFGDPMMPANVGILCGAAKHVPVIVGGGTQLAAVMAAAVKLHPEIVGNFIQGTTRWLMNDPNSNMKKIMDNISDRIPIVYVNVDYSDSPYEGLQAYEWGYIKEGAGCGGSCVGAIITTGGMITAKDLVDKVHEIYKGIMNLD